A portion of the Candidatus Pristimantibacillus lignocellulolyticus genome contains these proteins:
- a CDS encoding M42 family metallopeptidase, which translates to MNTNTQKLNRDYILKWLEQLLNTPSPSGYCMNIINLIKQEVEHMKFQIEITPKGNAIITIPGQDNDHVLALSGHVDTLGAMVRSIKPNGMLRFTPIGGYAMQTVEGEYCHIHTRDGRIYEGTVLSTKPSVHVYSDARDWKREEANMEVRIDELVESKEDTEKLGISVGDFISWDARARLLPNGWVKSRHLDDKASVAALLGILEWIHRNHITPTRTVKIILSTYEEVGHGTAHIPADITEMIAVDMGALGDDLSATERDVSICAKDSSGPYDYNMTTRLIELAKREQLAYAVDIYPHYGSDASAALRGGNNIRAALIGPGVHASHGMERTHADAIVNTAALLVAYMMEPWTA; encoded by the coding sequence ATGAACACGAATACGCAGAAGCTCAACCGAGATTATATATTAAAATGGCTTGAACAATTATTGAACACACCAAGTCCTAGTGGTTACTGTATGAACATTATCAATTTAATTAAACAAGAAGTAGAGCATATGAAATTTCAGATCGAAATAACCCCTAAAGGAAACGCGATTATTACTATTCCTGGTCAAGATAACGATCATGTCCTTGCTCTATCCGGTCATGTTGATACATTAGGAGCGATGGTCAGATCAATAAAACCGAATGGGATGTTACGCTTTACTCCGATTGGTGGATATGCGATGCAAACGGTAGAAGGTGAATACTGCCATATTCATACGAGAGACGGAAGAATATATGAAGGAACTGTACTATCTACTAAGCCCTCTGTTCACGTATATTCCGATGCTCGTGATTGGAAGCGTGAAGAAGCTAATATGGAAGTACGAATTGATGAACTCGTTGAGAGCAAAGAAGATACTGAGAAATTAGGCATTAGTGTAGGAGATTTCATCTCATGGGATGCACGTGCGAGGTTACTACCTAATGGATGGGTTAAGTCACGACATCTGGATGATAAAGCTAGTGTCGCAGCTCTACTTGGCATTCTAGAATGGATCCATCGTAATCATATTACACCGACACGTACAGTTAAGATCATACTATCTACATATGAAGAGGTAGGACATGGAACTGCTCATATTCCAGCTGATATTACCGAAATGATTGCTGTTGATATGGGAGCACTTGGCGATGATCTATCTGCTACAGAACGTGATGTATCGATATGTGCGAAGGACTCATCTGGTCCATATGATTATAATATGACAACTCGTCTTATTGAACTAGCAAAACGAGAGCAACTTGCTTATGCAGTAGATATTTACCCTCATTATGGCTCAGATGCCTCTGCTGCACTTCGAGGCGGTAATAATATCCGAGCAGCACTAATCGGTCCTGGTGTGCATGCTTCACATGGTATGGAACGCACACATGCAGATGCTATTGTGAATACAGCTGCACTGTTAGTAGCTTATATGATGGAACCTTGGACAGCATAA
- a CDS encoding GNAT family N-acetyltransferase — protein MIIRKLLATDQSPMELLLLADPSESLVKEYLTRGESYVLVDNDDVIGIYVLLPTRPDTCELVNVAVAESFQGRGYGKQLIVHAIQVAREQGYTIIEVGTGNSSINQIALYQKCGFRMSYIDRNFFIRNYDHPIFENGLLCIDMVRFSLDL, from the coding sequence ATTATTATTAGAAAATTATTAGCGACTGACCAGTCTCCGATGGAATTATTACTTCTTGCTGATCCTTCTGAAAGTCTCGTCAAAGAGTATCTCACTAGAGGTGAAAGTTATGTATTAGTCGATAATGATGATGTAATCGGCATCTATGTTCTACTCCCTACTAGACCAGACACTTGTGAACTTGTAAATGTAGCTGTTGCTGAATCTTTCCAAGGTAGAGGATACGGAAAACAATTAATTGTTCATGCCATTCAAGTGGCTAGGGAACAAGGATACACTATTATAGAAGTAGGAACAGGCAACTCCAGCATTAATCAGATTGCTCTGTATCAGAAATGCGGTTTTAGAATGTCATATATAGATCGTAATTTCTTCATAAGAAACTACGACCATCCTATATTTGAGAATGGGTTGTTGTGTATAGACATGGTGAGATTCTCATTAGATTTATAA